One part of the Mycobacterium marinum genome encodes these proteins:
- a CDS encoding RND family transporter: MSDSEAARAGGFFDKLSRFVIQKPFVVIAIWISLAAIPALMFPPLMEAAAGKNNSAALPDDAPTMVASKEMAKTFEGKSTKKDAKAKPGSKPKEDPSDGSQLLVILTDENGLGPGDLAAYTKLVEKLRAEKYSVQDFISNPPLREVLASKDNKAWNLPVMFKTSQDDPATQSAYKKIKELVKEALAGSTLTAHYAGAVATVADLVTIGQEDTHIIEIGTAVSVLVILLMVYRNIVTMLVPLATIGLSLATAQGVLSGLSKIGLDVQMQTIVFMTAVMIGAGTDYAVFLISRYHDYVRKGQDSDLAVKNAMMSIGKVIAASAATVAVTFLAMVFSKLAIFASIGPAISISIIIAFVAAITLLPSILVLIGRRGWIKPRRDLTHRFWRILGTRIVRRPRVHLIGSLIVLAILASSTLLVRFNYDDLKALPEDVDSVAGYNAMDRHFPQNMMTPMMLFIKSPHDLRSPTALADLELMVSRVSQLPNIIAIRGLTRPNGEPLEQTKVSYQAGEVGSKLDEASSAIEDHGGELDQLADGSNQLADALAGVRDEVTESVANAGALVDLLVTMKKLIGGDKTLNALDQTAKLVGRMRALGDALTSNMVDVSNVVAWVGPIVSALNASPQCNADPACAAARSQLQALVAAQTSGSLSSITALGRTLQQTQEFQTVAQTIAKLETNLNQAVKLLRSIDGMQNQLNQMQQGASALAQGSRAIAQGVNELVKQTKRMGTGLDEASDFLLQMKHDANKPSMAGFNIPPEALAKDEFKKAAQIFISPDGHGARYLVQSALNPFTTAAMDQVDEILDVAHDAQPNSELSDATISMVGIPTGLSDTRDYYNHDIQFIVFATILIVFLILVILLRAIVAPLYLIGSVLVSFLSALGLGVIVFQLILGKDLHWSLPGLSFILLVAVGADYNMLLISRIRDESPHGVRVGVIRTVGSTGGVITSAGLIFAASMFGLLAASITTMVEAGFIIGSGILIDTFLVRSVTVPAMAAMLGQANWWPSKIGASSTRRRVYQRAGSRKPNLLNRLKSLGPAKQRAAVTAKASTTTTKRPSTAVKKRGELVSKPGTRKRVRKPAWPDIPITNDDYESLQEHALPLFGSIRLPRELTPIDPALHNGDGATSNGDGTTNGSGADCKQLQLIGLGDTTEFRVPNGTTNGNGNGHTNGNGHTNGNGHTNGNGHTNGSGHTNGNGHTNGTNGHGTNGTNGTNGNGHTNGTNGTNGTNGHGTNGTTNGTNGNGSTNGTNGNGHTNGTNGHGTNGATNGHGTNGHTNGNGNGTNGATNGASNGATNGTNGHTNGNGSTNGTNGNGSTNGTNGHGTNGATNGHGTNGHTNGNGNGNGTNGATNGASNGATNGANGATNEHGTNGATNGSTSGDIDDADEGHALPLFGPSNQRDLLIKR, from the coding sequence CGCGCTGATGTTCCCACCGCTGATGGAGGCTGCCGCCGGAAAGAACAACTCGGCGGCCCTTCCCGACGACGCCCCGACGATGGTGGCCAGCAAAGAAATGGCCAAGACGTTCGAGGGGAAGAGCACCAAGAAAGACGCCAAGGCCAAGCCGGGCAGCAAACCCAAGGAAGACCCCAGCGACGGCTCGCAGCTGTTGGTGATCCTGACCGACGAAAATGGCCTTGGTCCGGGCGACTTGGCCGCGTACACAAAGCTGGTCGAAAAGCTGCGGGCCGAGAAGTATTCGGTGCAGGACTTCATCAGTAATCCGCCGCTGCGCGAAGTGCTGGCGAGCAAGGACAACAAAGCCTGGAACTTGCCCGTCATGTTCAAGACGAGCCAGGACGATCCCGCCACTCAGTCGGCGTATAAGAAAATCAAGGAACTCGTCAAAGAGGCTCTTGCCGGATCCACGTTGACCGCCCACTATGCCGGAGCGGTGGCCACCGTGGCCGACCTTGTCACTATTGGGCAAGAAGACACACACATAATCGAAATCGGTACCGCAGTCAGCGTGCTCGTCATTCTGTTGATGGTTTACCGAAATATCGTCACGATGCTGGTACCACTGGCGACTATCGGCCTGTCCCTTGCGACTGCGCAGGGCGTCTTGTCCGGCCTGTCAAAAATCGGCCTGGACGTGCAGATGCAGACCATCGTGTTCATGACCGCCGTCATGATCGGCGCCGGAACGGACTACGCCGTCTTTCTGATCAGCCGCTATCACGATTACGTGCGTAAAGGCCAGGACTCGGACCTCGCGGTCAAGAACGCCATGATGTCCATCGGCAAGGTGATCGCCGCGTCGGCGGCCACGGTCGCGGTCACGTTTCTTGCGATGGTTTTCTCCAAGCTGGCCATTTTCGCAAGTATCGGGCCGGCTATTTCCATCTCAATCATCATCGCGTTCGTTGCCGCGATCACGCTGCTGCCGTCCATATTGGTGCTCATCGGGCGGCGTGGTTGGATCAAGCCGCGCCGCGACCTGACCCATCGGTTCTGGCGGATTCTGGGAACGCGAATTGTGCGGCGGCCCCGGGTCCACCTGATCGGCAGCCTGATCGTGCTGGCAATTCTGGCCAGCAGCACGTTGCTGGTGCGCTTCAACTATGACGATCTCAAAGCATTGCCGGAGGACGTCGATAGCGTCGCCGGATACAACGCGATGGATCGCCACTTTCCGCAGAACATGATGACTCCGATGATGCTGTTCATCAAGTCACCACACGATTTGCGGAGCCCAACGGCCCTTGCCGACCTGGAATTGATGGTCAGCCGGGTAAGCCAGCTGCCCAACATCATCGCGATCCGCGGTCTGACCCGGCCCAATGGAGAGCCGCTCGAGCAAACCAAGGTCTCCTACCAGGCCGGTGAAGTCGGCAGCAAACTCGACGAAGCGTCTTCCGCGATCGAGGACCACGGGGGCGAGCTAGACCAGTTGGCCGACGGTTCCAACCAGCTGGCCGACGCCCTCGCGGGAGTGCGCGATGAGGTCACCGAGTCGGTCGCCAACGCGGGCGCGTTGGTCGATCTTCTCGTGACAATGAAGAAGCTCATTGGCGGCGACAAGACGCTCAACGCTTTGGACCAAACGGCCAAGCTGGTGGGCCGCATGCGCGCCCTCGGCGACGCGCTTACCTCCAATATGGTCGACGTATCCAATGTGGTCGCCTGGGTTGGCCCAATCGTCTCGGCGCTGAATGCTAGCCCACAGTGCAACGCGGATCCGGCCTGCGCGGCCGCCCGTTCGCAGCTGCAAGCACTAGTCGCCGCGCAGACCAGCGGGAGTCTGAGCAGCATCACCGCGCTCGGTCGCACCCTGCAGCAGACTCAAGAGTTCCAAACCGTTGCCCAGACGATCGCCAAACTGGAGACCAACCTCAATCAAGCCGTCAAGCTGTTGCGCTCCATTGACGGCATGCAAAACCAGCTGAATCAGATGCAGCAAGGCGCTAGCGCTCTTGCCCAGGGCAGCCGGGCAATCGCTCAGGGCGTCAACGAGCTGGTCAAGCAGACCAAGAGGATGGGTACCGGGCTCGACGAGGCCTCGGACTTCTTGTTGCAGATGAAGCACGATGCCAACAAGCCCTCGATGGCCGGTTTCAACATCCCGCCCGAGGCCCTGGCCAAAGACGAGTTCAAGAAGGCCGCACAAATTTTCATTTCGCCCGACGGGCATGGGGCACGGTATCTCGTCCAAAGCGCGCTCAATCCATTCACGACCGCGGCAATGGATCAGGTCGACGAGATCCTCGACGTGGCCCACGATGCCCAACCGAACTCCGAGCTGTCGGACGCCACGATCTCGATGGTTGGGATTCCGACCGGCCTCAGCGACACCCGCGACTACTACAACCACGACATTCAGTTCATCGTCTTCGCGACCATCCTCATCGTCTTCTTGATCCTGGTCATTCTGCTGCGTGCGATCGTCGCGCCGCTGTATCTCATCGGTTCAGTGCTGGTTTCGTTCTTGTCCGCGTTGGGCTTGGGCGTCATCGTCTTCCAGCTGATCCTTGGCAAGGATCTGCACTGGAGCCTGCCCGGGCTCTCCTTCATCTTGTTGGTCGCGGTCGGCGCCGACTACAACATGCTGCTCATTTCCCGAATACGTGACGAATCACCACACGGTGTTCGGGTGGGCGTTATCCGCACAGTGGGCTCGACTGGCGGTGTCATCACCTCGGCAGGCCTCATCTTCGCCGCGTCGATGTTCGGGCTGCTCGCTGCCAGTATCACCACCATGGTCGAAGCCGGCTTCATCATCGGGTCGGGCATCTTGATCGACACCTTCCTGGTGCGCAGCGTCACCGTCCCGGCAATGGCTGCGATGCTGGGACAAGCCAACTGGTGGCCTTCGAAGATCGGAGCAAGTTCAACTCGACGGCGGGTCTACCAACGGGCCGGCAGTCGCAAGCCCAACCTGCTCAACCGGCTCAAGAGCCTCGGGCCCGCCAAGCAACGTGCCGCCGTCACTGCGAAGGCCTCAACGACGACTACCAAGCGCCCATCGACCGCGGTCAAGAAGCGCGGCGAACTCGTGTCGAAGCCGGGCACTAGGAAGCGCGTCAGGAAGCCCGCGTGGCCGGACATTCCGATCACCAACGATGACTACGAGAGTCTGCAGGAGCACGCGCTGCCCTTGTTTGGCTCGATTCGGCTACCGCGCGAGCTGACACCGATCGATCCAGCACTGCACAACGGTGACGGCGCCACAAGTAACGGTGACGGGACCACAAACGGTTCGGGCGCGGACTGCAAGCAACTACAGCTGATCGGGCTCGGCGACACCACGGAGTTCCGGGTGCCCAACGGCACCACCAATGGCAATGGGAACGGCCACACCAACGGGAACGGCCACACCAACGGGAACGGCCACACCAACGGGAACGGCCACACCAACGGGAGCGGCCACACCAACGGGAACGGCCACACCAACGGCACGAACGGCCACGGCACCAACGGCACCAACGGCACCAACGGCAACGGCCACACCAACGGCACGAACGGCACCAACGGCACCAATGGCCACGGCACCAACGGCACCACCAACGGCACCAACGGCAATGGCTCCACCAACGGCACCAACGGGAACGGCCACACCAACGGCACCAACGGCCACGGCACCAACGGAGCCACCAACGGGCACGGCACCAACGGCCACACCAACGGCAACGGCAACGGCACCAACGGAGCCACCAACGGCGCGAGTAACGGAGCCACAAACGGCACCAACGGCCACACCAACGGCAATGGCTCCACCAACGGCACCAACGGGAACGGCTCCACCAATGGCACCAACGGCCACGGCACCAACGGAGCCACCAACGGGCACGGCACCAACGGCCACACCAACGGCAACGGCAACGGCAACGGCACCAACGGAGCCACCAACGGCGCGAGTAACGGAGCCACCAACGGCGCCAACGGAGCCACCAACGAGCACGGCACCAACGGCGCCACCAACGGATCCACCAGCGGCGACATTGACGATGCTGACGAAGGCCACGCGCTACCGCTTTTCGGGCCGTCCAATCAGCGTGACCTGCTGATCAAGCGGTGA